The proteins below come from a single Ktedonobacterales bacterium genomic window:
- a CDS encoding ClpX C4-type zinc finger protein, with the protein MPNGFKTHPQKTDRMTYRCSFCGKSQDQVRRLIAGPGGVYICDECVALCQEIIEEEHTSDPMQADSGGWIATTTSHAGKLHKQAPTTHPAPTPCPECQSERMLAEAGNIIGLSTSEEEASDLAGRFTETWAIVCPKCGYTTFYAKQPEKLKKQAGQSRE; encoded by the coding sequence ATGCCAAACGGATTTAAGACGCATCCCCAGAAAACAGACCGCATGACATATCGCTGCTCGTTCTGCGGCAAGTCCCAGGATCAGGTCAGGCGGCTCATCGCCGGGCCTGGCGGCGTCTACATTTGCGATGAATGCGTCGCTCTCTGCCAGGAAATCATCGAAGAGGAACACACCTCGGACCCCATGCAAGCGGACAGCGGCGGCTGGATAGCCACCACCACCAGCCACGCAGGCAAACTCCACAAACAAGCGCCAACCACTCACCCGGCCCCCACCCCCTGCCCCGAATGCCAATCCGAGCGGATGCTGGCCGAAGCGGGCAACATCATCGGCTTATCAACGTCAGAGGAAGAGGCGTCCGACCTGGCTGGCAGATTCACCGAAACGTGGGCCATCGTCTGCCCCAAATGTGGCTATACAACCTTCTACGCCAAACAGCCTGAAAAGCTGAAGAAACAAGCGGGCCAGAGCAGAGAATAA
- a CDS encoding Mu-like prophage major head subunit gpT family protein, with the protein MGTTGERIVLEGVLREAAAPGRRGRALPGEQAREVDVIALRGGLSKNGYFYAPEIVASLVPLLEGAQAFADHPGPQDRPERSVRDLVGFYRHARVEESRVSGSQPRKRVVVATLHLMESADWLWSLLREALEQGMPGLVGVSIDVQGQVEARRDEASGQMVRAVTRFVALNSCDVVTRPGAGGRLLGIHREGARAVNQDGGTRAMSESDDLKDGYYYKAEEARASQRICETDGWDASAQQTETGELAGLRADAQRALEAAQQAQRLAECELALGRRLGESHLPGPVAGKLRRRFGGRVFEANELERAISEERETLAALASLGLIREMGYEKAQVSSMVTEAEKVQAAFDRMFDLEVESRFAGVRAFSGIREAYARVSGDPAVRGISNLSTVGMIQVDGSAPLTRITEADLTTASFGYLLGTSMNKRLLHDYRVFPAEWRRFCTEVPIKDFKQQNRVRLGAFGSLSTVAEDAAYTTLTLADGSATYSATKRGNLVTISREAILNDDLHAIKQIPSKLAVAAAYTLAEFVYGFLSGNGAIYDSNPLFDAANHTNLGAVALSSSAMQAGVTAMREQTNFAGKRIGLRPKYLIVPPELEFTGMVIVKSAGMPGSNNNDINPMMGYTQLIVSTQLPAAGTPANSSWYLAADPAEVDTIEIGFVGGQVNPALFIQDNPLYGLNFTQDMISYKVRHEYGGAVMDWRGLYRGI; encoded by the coding sequence ATGGGTACAACAGGCGAGCGCATTGTTCTGGAGGGGGTGCTGCGCGAGGCGGCTGCGCCAGGCAGGCGAGGCAGGGCGCTCCCTGGCGAGCAGGCGCGCGAGGTTGATGTGATCGCGCTGCGGGGCGGTCTGTCGAAGAATGGCTATTTCTACGCGCCGGAGATCGTGGCTTCGCTGGTTCCGCTGCTGGAGGGAGCGCAGGCGTTTGCCGATCATCCCGGCCCGCAGGACCGCCCGGAGCGCAGCGTGCGCGATCTGGTGGGCTTTTATCGGCACGCGCGGGTGGAGGAAAGCCGGGTCAGCGGAAGCCAGCCACGCAAGCGGGTGGTGGTGGCGACGCTGCATTTGATGGAGTCGGCAGACTGGCTGTGGTCGCTGCTGCGCGAGGCGTTGGAGCAGGGAATGCCGGGGCTGGTCGGGGTTTCTATTGATGTGCAGGGGCAGGTTGAGGCGCGGCGCGACGAGGCCAGCGGGCAGATGGTCCGGGCGGTGACGCGCTTTGTGGCGCTGAATAGTTGTGATGTGGTGACGCGGCCAGGCGCGGGCGGCAGGCTGCTGGGCATCCACCGCGAGGGCGCGCGGGCGGTGAATCAAGATGGGGGGACGCGGGCGATGAGCGAGAGCGATGATCTGAAGGACGGCTATTACTATAAGGCGGAGGAGGCGCGGGCCAGCCAGCGCATCTGTGAGACGGACGGCTGGGATGCGAGCGCGCAGCAGACGGAGACAGGGGAGCTTGCGGGGCTGCGGGCGGATGCCCAGCGGGCGCTGGAGGCGGCGCAGCAGGCGCAGCGGCTGGCGGAGTGCGAGCTGGCGCTGGGGCGTCGGCTGGGTGAGAGCCATCTGCCGGGTCCGGTGGCTGGTAAGCTGCGGCGGCGCTTCGGGGGGCGCGTCTTCGAGGCGAATGAACTGGAGCGGGCGATTAGCGAGGAGCGCGAGACGCTGGCGGCGCTGGCAAGCCTGGGGCTGATCCGCGAGATGGGCTATGAAAAGGCGCAGGTGTCGTCAATGGTGACGGAGGCCGAGAAGGTTCAGGCGGCGTTTGATCGGATGTTCGATCTGGAGGTGGAGTCGCGGTTTGCGGGCGTGCGTGCGTTCAGCGGCATCCGCGAGGCGTATGCGCGGGTTTCGGGCGATCCGGCGGTGCGCGGCATCAGCAATCTTTCGACGGTTGGGATGATTCAGGTTGATGGGAGCGCGCCGCTGACGCGGATTACGGAAGCTGATCTGACGACGGCGAGCTTCGGCTATCTGCTGGGGACGAGCATGAATAAGCGCCTGCTGCATGATTATCGGGTGTTTCCGGCGGAATGGCGGCGCTTCTGTACGGAGGTGCCGATCAAAGATTTCAAGCAGCAGAACCGCGTGCGCCTGGGGGCGTTTGGGTCGCTTTCGACAGTGGCCGAGGACGCGGCGTATACGACGCTGACGCTGGCGGATGGCTCGGCGACGTACAGCGCGACGAAGCGCGGCAATCTGGTGACGATTTCGCGCGAGGCGATTCTGAACGATGATCTGCACGCGATCAAGCAGATTCCGAGCAAGCTGGCGGTTGCGGCGGCGTATACGCTGGCGGAGTTTGTGTATGGCTTTCTGAGCGGCAACGGGGCGATCTACGATAGCAATCCGCTCTTTGACGCGGCGAATCATACCAATCTGGGCGCGGTGGCGCTTTCGAGCAGCGCGATGCAGGCGGGGGTGACGGCGATGCGCGAGCAGACGAACTTTGCGGGCAAGCGCATTGGTCTGCGCCCGAAGTATCTGATTGTGCCACCGGAACTGGAGTTCACGGGGATGGTGATTGTGAAGTCGGCGGGTATGCCAGGGAGCAATAACAATGACATCAATCCGATGATGGGCTATACCCAACTGATCGTGAGTACGCAGCTTCCGGCAGCAGGCACGCCAGCCAATAGCTCTTGGTATCTGGCGGCAGACCCGGCAGAGGTGGATACGATTGAGATCGGGTTTGTCGGCGGGCAGGTGAACCCGGCGCTGTTCATTCAGGATAATCCGCTGTATGGGCTGAACTTTACGCAAGATATGATCAGCTATAAAGTGCGCCATGAATACGGTGGCGCGGTGATGGATTGGCGCGGGCTGTATCGGGGGATTTAA